In Streptomyces sp. NBC_00448, the following are encoded in one genomic region:
- a CDS encoding winged helix-turn-helix transcriptional regulator — MTAPSVPSSPSGPPQGRGDLFDPLCPTRRLLDRIGTKWTSMAVKVLAEASPDEVRFAELQRRMAGVSQKMLSVTLRGLTRDGLVSRRVEPTVPPRVHYRLTELGLSLEGPLSAVRDWAEQHMAEIDRAHARADAHPSDAHPSDG; from the coding sequence GTGACCGCCCCTTCCGTCCCCTCCTCCCCGTCCGGTCCGCCCCAGGGCCGCGGCGACCTCTTCGACCCGCTGTGCCCGACCCGGCGCCTGCTCGACCGGATCGGGACCAAGTGGACGTCGATGGCCGTCAAGGTGCTGGCGGAGGCGTCCCCGGACGAGGTGCGCTTCGCGGAACTCCAGCGCCGTATGGCGGGCGTCTCGCAGAAGATGCTGTCGGTCACGCTGCGCGGACTGACCCGCGACGGTCTCGTCAGCCGTCGCGTCGAACCCACGGTGCCGCCCCGCGTCCACTACCGCCTCACGGAGTTGGGGCTCTCCCTGGAGGGCCCGCTGTCCGCGGTCAGGGACTGGGCCGAGCAGCACATGGCCGAGATCGACCGCGCCCACGCACGGGCCGACGCCCACCCGTCCGACGCCCACCCGTCCGACGGCTGA
- a CDS encoding alpha/beta fold hydrolase, with protein MSPVPRTTARSRPPEVVLRHVEAGGVELHVATAGQGPAVLLLHGFPHTWQLWTEVIGELAHDHRVIAPDLRGLGASGPATGGYDAGTLAADAEALLAALGETSAAVVGIDAGTPPAFLLAMRRPDLVSRLVVMESLLGTLPGAEDFLAGGAPWWFGFHAVPGLAEDVLTGHEARYIDWFLDAGTLGEGLRADLRDAFVSAYTGSDALRRAFSYYRAMPAGARQIQQAAATGRLAVPTMAIGAHPVGAALERQLRPITDDLVGHVLEDCGHIIPLHRPEALLGLIKPFLG; from the coding sequence ATGTCCCCCGTCCCCCGCACCACCGCCCGCAGCCGCCCGCCCGAGGTGGTGCTGCGCCACGTCGAGGCGGGCGGCGTCGAACTCCACGTGGCGACCGCGGGACAGGGCCCCGCCGTCCTCCTCCTGCACGGGTTCCCGCACACCTGGCAGTTGTGGACCGAGGTCATCGGCGAACTCGCCCACGACCACCGGGTGATCGCCCCCGACCTGCGCGGGCTGGGCGCCAGCGGGCCCGCGACCGGCGGTTACGACGCAGGCACCCTCGCGGCCGACGCGGAAGCCCTTCTCGCCGCCCTCGGCGAGACCTCCGCGGCCGTGGTCGGCATCGACGCGGGCACCCCGCCCGCCTTCCTGCTGGCCATGCGCCGCCCCGACCTCGTCAGCCGGCTGGTGGTCATGGAGTCGCTGCTGGGGACGCTGCCGGGCGCCGAGGACTTCCTGGCCGGCGGGGCACCGTGGTGGTTCGGCTTCCACGCCGTGCCCGGCCTCGCGGAAGACGTGCTCACCGGCCACGAGGCCCGCTACATCGACTGGTTCCTCGACGCCGGCACCCTCGGGGAGGGGCTCCGCGCCGACCTCCGCGACGCCTTCGTCAGCGCCTACACCGGCAGCGACGCGCTGCGCCGCGCCTTCTCGTACTACCGCGCGATGCCCGCCGGCGCCCGGCAGATCCAGCAGGCCGCCGCCACCGGCAGGCTGGCGGTGCCCACGATGGCGATCGGCGCGCACCCTGTCGGGGCCGCGCTCGAACGGCAGTTGCGGCCGATCACCGACGATCTCGTGGGCCACGTCCTTGAGGACTGCGGCCACATCATCCCGCTGCACCGCCCGGAGGCGCTGCTCGGCCTGATCAAGCCGTTCCTGGGCTGA